From the genome of Plectropomus leopardus isolate mb chromosome 13, YSFRI_Pleo_2.0, whole genome shotgun sequence, one region includes:
- the kcnj6 gene encoding G protein-activated inward rectifier potassium channel 2 produces MEQDVESPAYIKQPKLPKQAREDLPKKLAEMDRAKRIQRYVQKDGKCNVHHGNVRETYRYLTDIFTTLVDLKWRFNLFIFVLVYTVTWLFFGFMWWLIAYLRGDLDHLADNQWTPCVNNLNGFVSAFLFSIETETTIGYGYRVITDKCPEGILLLLVQSVLGSIVNAFMVGCMFVKISQPKKRAETLVFSTNAVISMRDGRLCLMFRVGDLRNSHIVEASIRAKLIKSKQTKEGEFIPLNQTDINVGYNTGDDRLFLVSPLIICHEINQNSPFWDISQAHLAKDELEIVVILEGMVEATGMTCQARSSYISSEIKWGYRFTPVLTLEDGFYEVDYNSFHDIYETNTPTCSAKELADMTNRARLPLTWSLASKLSQQGLPESEQEGQETKTSLENQGKSQQTERNGDIANIESESKV; encoded by the exons ATGGAGCAGGATGTGGAGAGCCCGGCCTACATCAAACAGCCCAAATTGCCAAAGCAGGCCCGTGAGGACCTGCCTAAAAAGCTGGCAGAAATGGACAGAGCAAAGAGGATCCAGCGGTACGTCCAGAAAGACGGCAAGTGCAACGTCCATCACGGGAATGTCCGAGAGACGTACCGCTACCTGACAGACATTTTCACCACGCTGGTAGATCTCAAATGGAGGTTCAACCTGTTCATCTTCGTGCTGGTGTACACCGTGACATGGCTCTTTTTCGGCTTCATGTGGTGGCTTATTGCGTACCTCCGAGGCGATCTGGACCATTTAGCGGACAACCAGTGGACTCCTTGTGTCAATAACCTCAATGGGTTTGTATCAGCGTTTCTGTTCTCCATTGAGACAGAGACCACCATCGGTTACGGATACAGAGTCATCACAGACAAATGTCCCGAGGGGATCCTTCTGCTTTTAGTTCAGTCGGTGCTGGGATCTATCGTCAACGCCTTCATGGTGGGCTGCATGTTTGTTAAGATCTCACAGCCCAAGAAGCGAGCTGAGACACTAGTGTTTTCCACCAATGCGGTCATCTCCATGAGAGATGGACGGCTGTGCCTGATGTTCAGAGTCGGAGACCTCCGAAACTCGCACATCGTGGAGGCTTCAATCAGGGCCAAGCTTATCAAGTCCAAGCAGACCAAGGAGGGGGAGTTCATCCCTTTGAACCAGACGGACATAAATGTGGGTTACAACACGGGAGACGACCGGCTCTTCCTGGTGTCGCCGCTCATCATCTGCCACGAGATAAACCAGAACAGCCCCTTCTGGGACATCTCACAGGCCCACCTGGCCAAGGACGAGCTGGAGATTGTTGTGATtctggaggggatggtggaggCCACAG GCATGACGTGCCAGGCGAGGAGCTCATACATCAGCAGTGAGATCAAGTGGGGCTACCGCTTCACACCAGTCCTCACGCTGGAGGACGGCTTCTACGAGGTGGACTACAACAGCTTCCACGATATCTACGAAACTAACACACCCACCTGCAGTGCCAAAGAGCTCGCGGACATGACCAACCGAGCCCGCTTGCCCCTCACCTGGTCGCTGGCCAGTAAGCTGAGCCAGCAGGGGCTGCCGGAGTCAGAGCAGGAGGGTCAGGAGACCAAGACCAGCCTGGAGAACCAGGGGAAGAGCCAGCAGACGGAGAGGAACGGGGACATTGCCAACATAGAGAGTGAGTCcaaagtgtga